The proteins below come from a single Ptychodera flava strain L36383 chromosome 6, AS_Pfla_20210202, whole genome shotgun sequence genomic window:
- the LOC139134240 gene encoding 5-hydroxytryptamine receptor 1D-like has protein sequence MAAINDSDLNYYDQDDTELETPERNYNRAEMVTVAVVLASIMVVTITMNFLIIIAFCTTKNVRKYTNYFYVSLAGTDIAVGLMVMPFMAMETLQGDFTLGKGVCLFWLSMDYFTSSTSVFNMTVICIDRYLAILQPMRYRPVRTQRVIISMIAAAWVCGFMAEVPATLLWEAVTGYSIIDYNDTCDVEWVDNVPYTLTSTFMTIIFPFIIMLVLYAQIYYIIRKRAKELGNFRHRVRTSPVNDFDSQTESTDLQTTVFLSRRGGHHTTTLIANSTPSQRAVRYNRVTRDKKAATTLGILLGFSFLSWIPWQIVSIVNASCGSYCTPVIIYDIALWMQYSNSMVNPFLYILRDKSFLFAVKRILHKSFCRCRTS, from the coding sequence ATGGCGGCCATCAACGATTCTGACCTCAACTATTACGACCAGGATGACACTGAACTGGAAACTCCAGAGCGAAACTACAACAGGGCTGAAATGGTCACGGTGGCCGTGGTTCTGGCGAGTATCATGGTCGTAACGATCACCATGAACTTTTTGATCATCATCGCATTCTGTACCACCAAAAATGTCCGCAAGTACACCAACTACTTCTACGTTAGCTTGGCCGGCACGGACATCGCTGTTGGTCTCATGGTCATGCCCTTTATGGCCATGGAGACCCTCCAAGGGGACTTTACTCTTGGCAAGGGCGTGTGTCTGTTTTGGCTGTCAATGGACTACTTCACGTCGTCAACGTCAGTTTTCAACATGACGGTGATATGCATTGACCGCTACCTggccatcttacagcctatgcGCTACAGACCTGTCCGAACCCAACGGGTTATCATCAGCATGATCGCCGCGGCGTGGGTCTGCGGCTTTATGGCCGAAGTTCCAGCGACGTTGTTATGGGAAGCGGTGACTGGATACAGCATCATCGACTACAACGACACATGCGACGTGGAGTGGGTCGACAACGTTCCGTACACCCTGACCAGCACCTTCATGACCATCATCTTCCCGTTCATCATCATGCTCGTCCTCTACGCCCAGATATACTACATCATTCGGAAACGCGCCAAGGAGCTGGGCAACTTTCGGCACCGAGTGAGGACGTCGCCGGTGAACGACTTCGACTCGCAAACCGAATCCACCGATCTACAGACGACGGTCTTCCTCTCGCGGAGAGGCGGACACCACACGACCACACTGATCGCCAACAGCACGCCCAGCCAGAGGGCCGTTCGCTACAATCGTGTTACGAGAGACAAGAAAGCAGCGACGACACTTGGGATCCTCCTGGGCTTTTCTTTTTTGTCGTGGATTCCATGGCAAATCGTCAGCATTGTGAACGCATCGTGTGGATCTTACTGTACACCGGTAATTATCTACGACATAGCGCTTTGGATGCAGTACTCCAATTCCATGGTCAACCCTTTTCTGTATATTCTACGCGACAAGAGCTTTCTTTTCGCCGTGAAGCGCATCCTACATAAAAGTTTTTGCCGTTGTCGAAcgtcatga